The window TTGTAGTCGACGTAATCGCCGTTTcttttatacagggtggtccatGGCCCGTAGAAACGATGTATCACGCCGCCATGCCGGGGTTTAACTTGCTCTGAAATTGCCAGAACGAATTTCGTTACCATATTCGATATAGTGCTCGGACTTCAGGTGGAACTTTATTCCGCGGCCTTTTGCAAGGAATTCTACATGGATTCTTGTACGTACTTTCGCGTGCTATCATTAGTGATTTCTTTCATTTGAAAGACTGTCTGGCAGTTTCTAAGTATAGAAAGGCGATTGCAACTTACCTGACTGGAAGTCTCCGGGATCCGTTGACATCGTGTGTACCACTGGCGATATAATTAGAAGCGACACGATTAGGATCGAATTCTTCATCTTCCGTTCCATCCTCTCTAAATAGACACAGTATACTGTTATCTGGGCGATCGTGCGACCGCTTATATACACACTGACAATCCTCGCATATTTGTACACATCTGCTGGCTGTTTGGCGATTGACGATTCTCGTGCCACCTAAATGTTGTATGGTCCCTGTGTGTGGCTAATTATTTAGCGCCACTTTGAGCTAAGGCCTACGTAAGTTTTCAGAATTCTCGTTCCAGAAACCGCGCAATGTTGGTGTTTACAAAATACTAGCCATTTCGCGATATTTTCCCCAGAAATTAGAGCAGCGTCAATTAGGCGATTAAGTATCGATCGAGCCATTTAATAGGTAGAGCATACGAAAATACAAAGCTCTGTTTGTACAGCTTCTACATATCgtattaataacttattaatGGAATTATACTTTATAACAATAAATAACGTTCAATGTATGGTATCAATTATGAAATTGGAGTTAATGTAAGCCTGTGACGTCATATGAAGTATGATGAATATCGCGGTAATGATTTTCGAGCAGAAATGCGCGTTCGTTCTGATCAAAGCTCCTCAGCGACCCCATCCAGCTCTGTAAACAGAGAGAAGGGTTTTCCTGTGTTAAAACTATCGCGCAATAAAATAATCTGCTACTTAATTTCGTAAGGAAACCTTCTCGAGTTCAGGTCTACAATTTCCACACTTGTCATCGTCGTCTTTGCTTCCAATTTCCAAACTCGAGACGTTACAAACTCCCAACTGCTAATTAAAACTTAGGTCCTGTTACCTTACCCAACATTCGCGTAGGATACGGTGGATGATCGTCGATTTAACTGGAAACCGGAGTAGCTGTTGTCACCCCAGTCATCTTGATCGTAGAAAGGTCTGCCCAACCAAAACATGTACCCACGGTGCACGGTGTCTTTGGGTACGAGCAATTCCAAGTCGCCTGGGTTTCAATGCAAAAATTTCAGACGTCAATCATCGCACTGGCTTTTTAGCGTCACTCCATCGATCTGCCGTGAACTTACTGTTCTCCAATTCGGGAATCGGCTTTGCACCTATGGTATCGAGCACTAAGACACTCGTTAAGAGAAACAGCACACGTCTTTCCATACTGGTAGCTGTTAGAGCAACGTCGAATGAAAGCACCGTCCAGTTTTGGTTTGGATCGCGGCATCCTGACCCTCTCTTATATACCCTCAAATGTGGTGCGCGGCGTGACGCATCGATTTCATGTTTTGTGCAACAAAGAACCTGTTAATTCGTGTTTGAAAGCGCGCCGAGGATGACGAACATCGCTAATGAATACTACAATCCCGAACGGGTGACATGCTGGCATGGAGGCTGCCGGACCGCCGCTCGTTTCGCTTTTAAGTAAAAACATTCTAAGTTTACCGGCCAAACGCGCTAAACACGTTTTCAGACACATTCGTCAACTTTTTGCTTACTCATAATATGCTTTCTTTTTTTGGATCTGATCAGTGTCGAAGACTTCGAAGACTTCAGTTTGGTCATCGACTTAAATAGAAACACGTGTTTGAAGAATTTAATCAGTTCTGCGGTAGCCACTGTAGAGATCATTCTGTAGCTTTTCACTGGGTTTGGTACAAATTCTTCAACTGCGCTAAGATCTCCAGAAGTTGAATTGCGCTACTTCATTAGCGCCTACATCATTTCTACCACAGACTGGTTTCAAATGTAATGACGTTGTCATAGTATGAAAACCAGCTGGTGTATTCCACCGGTTCAATACGAAACTTTCTATCGATCCTCTCGTTTCCGCTAAACATTTTGGCACACTTATCTACGCCATTTGCATATTCACGGCGCGACTGTAAACGAATAAGAGAGACTAAGTATTTCCTATATAAATGATTCGGTATCtactctttttaattttgttcggAGCGGTCACAGGCGAAGAAGCACCGGAATTATTCAAAGACAGACTTACGAATCGTCGGTGTTCTCAGTGTTCGAACTTAGTAACTCGAGTATCTCGCCAATCGAGTGCGGAACTTTCCACTGATCCCTTGTTCTTCCGACGAAATTGCGTTAACAGTTTAAAGTACGGGGACCGCGGAGCCCCGAGGCTCCCACCAACAATTATAATCGGATACACGACTTAGCAGCAACCGTGACGGCCTTTCTGGAACCAGAATTTCCCAAGTTTCCTCCAGGTTATTGAGATCAGGCGTTGTTGTTGCCCGTTTAATTGACGCCAAACTTTACTTTCAACCTGCACAGTTTCGCGAGCCGAATCTCGGGGGTGTGATTAATTTGCTCATTACCCGAAAATAGATACATCGCAGGTTTGTATGCAGAGCTTAAACTACTGAGAACCTGCGAATGATTCTTCATTCGGTTGTTGTTCTGAAACGGGGAACTGTATTCAAGGATTCCCAACGCGAACGTGTATATCGTTAAATATTACAGAACGCGGGTGGAATGTAACAGAGCCGATGCTACGATTTGCTAATCTCACCAGCGAGTTTGTGGAAAGTGCCGGTAATTTGCAAAACTAATTGTCGGTTTCCGTTATCAGGAAGGCGCGGTGAGTGTGCCGGGCTTAGTTATCGGTCGGAGCGAATCGTGTTGATAATGGAGTGCGTGCGTGCGCCTAAGTAGAAAATGACGCTAATTCGGCGACTGGAAATGATAATGAAGCCGACACTAATTTGGGTATATTAAGATAACGTAATTAAATGCTGTTTCGGCTGTGGTATCCTCTCTCTGCTACGCATTCTTAGAAGGCAATTACTGTAAGCCGAACATTCCTCACCgaagttttcaaattcttttaaaaaagtgaaGATTTCCAAGGTGGTACTCAACTCCTTGCAGCCTAAACTTTATTCAACCataataaaaatactatatCAAATTCATGACCTTCCATGAAACTTTCTCTATGAAAATCTTAGCACAATGCGGATCGAAAATTGAAACAACCAATACTGCTAGGTGTGGCATGTATGTGCCTCGCCGCGCTAAGGGGTTAAGGTCAGTGATATTCCCGTCAGACGCATTCCCCGAACGTAGTACATATGTACCAGGAAACGGCGATACCATCGGTCCGACCGCATCGAGGACCAATTAACTGGTCGTCGTTATTCCATAAAAAGTAGGTGCTGTCTTTAAATACTTAACGCGAACAGTTGTGTAATGTTCGTTGCGTGTACGAGTATAGTGACGTGTCTTCGCGAAGCTATCATTTTACAAAATAATGGGGTAAGACAGTGAGACAGAGGCGCGAGACACAATTCCTGGTGGTTTCTTTTGTGAATGTTGTATTAAACAAGCGAACTCGGATCACGAAGCTCCTGATGGGCGGCTGAGTGGAGATGCTTCGTTAATCGATTATCGTTATTAGGTTACCGCTGACGAGTTGCGCGAAGTGGTTGGCAAGCCCCCGACGTGCAGCTTTGTCTCGTACGAGAGCCGGCCATAGGAGGAAGCCCTGTGGCTGATTTCGTGGGAAATCGATGGGACGCTTTTCGCGGCGCGCGCGATTGTTCAAAACCGTCCGCGTCGCCAGCGGAAAACGCGACGTCACGTGCCGGCGTTTGTGAATGGACAAACGTTCATTGAATAGTTAAGATCTGTTGGCTCGTTTCCGTTGCGAATAGAAGCGAGGAGCGTGTTCCGCAGGCTTTGTTGTATCGTCTGCCCGCCATCTCTCGTTTTTCTCGGCGCCGGCATCGACGTTTCTGAAACAGACCCGTGCATCGCGGCAGGTTCCACGGGAATACTATTTTGCGGGGAGGAGGATAGATCGAACGTCAGCTTGGATTGTCGCGCAACTTGTAGGAGACAATAATTTTTCGTGTATTACAAAGTCTGAGGTGATTGGAGCCCCTTAATGAACATGCAAGCTAGATTTACTGTGATCTTCAAATCGTAACGTTACAAGGGAAATGTTTGTCTCAATTAATAGGAAAGTTAGGTAGACAGTTTCTCAATCGATAGAAGCTCAGCTTTCGTAGGAGGCATTGCTATTAGTTTCAAGGAGAACGTGCTGGGAAATTCGGGTACCTTCTTCGCGTAGCTAAGTTCTGATTCGCGTATAAATTCAGTGAACCTTTTCCTTGCTACAGTGATGATTACTCTATAACAAGTACCCTGTGTGCTACTCTTTGTTAAGTTCCAATTGATCCACGACGTCGTT is drawn from Andrena cerasifolii isolate SP2316 chromosome 8, iyAndCera1_principal, whole genome shotgun sequence and contains these coding sequences:
- the LOC143372637 gene encoding uncharacterized protein LOC143372637 isoform X2, with the protein product MERRVLFLLTSVLVLDTIGAKPIPELENSDLELLVPKDTVHRGYMFWLGRPFYDQDDWGDNSYSGFQLNRRSSTVSYANVGAGWGR